A genomic stretch from Methylorubrum extorquens includes:
- a CDS encoding conserved protein of unknown function (Evidence 4 : Unknown function but conserved in other organisms): MSSRRPPLRVDVARTVDRFLGLIASEGGPKLRGLYLVGSVALGDFRPGRSNIDFVACLDGPLNAAETDALARVHAALARAGGPHFDGFYLPIEALRHPPEPGAVVPFSVDGQLRSGEPCHGVNPATWRCLTRSSRPILGATPAALNIADDDATLHAYGLAHLEAHWRPWLVHHETALAGKAPDDACDAGALEWGVLGVGRIIETLASGRIVSKTEAGRRLTVLLPKAYHEAVEDALAARFGDLEAVSQATMRAGLDAMRFLIDAAPGYHARPEPPTSPDR, translated from the coding sequence ATGAGCAGCCGGCGCCCACCGCTCCGGGTCGATGTCGCCCGCACCGTCGATCGCTTCCTCGGCCTGATCGCGAGCGAGGGCGGCCCGAAACTGCGCGGCCTCTATCTCGTCGGCTCGGTGGCGCTCGGTGATTTCCGGCCGGGCCGCAGCAACATCGATTTCGTCGCCTGCCTCGACGGCCCCCTCAATGCGGCGGAGACGGACGCGCTGGCGAGGGTCCACGCCGCCCTGGCACGGGCCGGCGGGCCGCATTTCGACGGCTTCTACCTACCGATCGAGGCCCTGCGGCACCCGCCGGAGCCCGGCGCCGTCGTGCCCTTCAGCGTGGACGGGCAGCTTCGCAGCGGCGAGCCCTGCCATGGGGTGAATCCGGCCACTTGGCGGTGCCTTACCCGGTCCAGCCGTCCGATCCTCGGGGCGACGCCGGCCGCACTGAACATCGCCGATGATGATGCAACGCTGCACGCCTACGGCCTCGCCCACCTCGAAGCCCATTGGCGCCCCTGGCTCGTGCATCACGAGACGGCGCTGGCCGGAAAGGCGCCCGACGACGCCTGCGACGCGGGAGCCCTGGAATGGGGCGTGCTGGGGGTGGGCCGCATCATCGAGACCCTCGCCAGCGGCCGGATCGTCTCGAAGACCGAGGCCGGACGCCGCCTAACGGTCCTGCTCCCGAAGGCCTATCACGAAGCGGTCGAGGACGCCCTCGCGGCCCGTTTCGGTGACTTGGAGGCGGTGTCGCAGGCGACGATGCGGGCCGGCCTCGATGCGATGCGTTTCCTGATCGACGCCGCGCCGGGCTATCACGCCCGCCCCGAGCCTCCCACATCCCCGGACCGATGA
- a CDS encoding membrane protein of unknown function (Evidence 5 : Unknown function), which translates to MSRMTGTEKAALASAAVGVLVTALKFTAYWLTGSLALYSDALESIINVVAAACAFLAVRVAAQPADEDHPYGHHKAEYFSAVIEGALVIVAALLILREAYFGILDPKPPRRARARSGRQRRRHHHQRGLGNAAVPARPAAALARPVGRCPPHPRRRRDVGRRTPRSRLRPGHGNAGARSGRSGLGGPQHPLVGLDDGARFDQRLDGSGGLTRDGHAHSRPNLGSQRGRPGGPRRAHPPCRQRHLHRLPSRRARRDDRVRIPRDLRPAGGCDRSGDRGRGRGDPCRAGRSGQAARRARDLKPASGAISGLA; encoded by the coding sequence TTGAGCCGCATGACAGGAACCGAAAAGGCTGCCCTGGCGAGCGCCGCCGTCGGCGTGCTCGTCACGGCGCTGAAATTCACCGCCTATTGGCTCACCGGCAGCCTCGCGCTCTATTCCGACGCGCTGGAGAGCATCATCAACGTCGTGGCCGCGGCCTGCGCGTTCCTGGCCGTGCGCGTCGCCGCGCAGCCGGCCGACGAGGATCACCCCTACGGCCACCACAAGGCGGAGTATTTCTCCGCGGTGATCGAGGGCGCGCTGGTCATCGTCGCCGCCCTGCTGATCCTGCGCGAGGCGTATTTCGGCATCCTCGACCCGAAGCCCCCTCGACGCGCCCGCGCTCGGTCTGGCCGTCAACGGCGTCGCCACCATCATCAACGCGGTCTGGGCAACGCTGCTGTTCCGGCGCGGCCGGCGGCTGCGCTCGCCCGCCCTGTTGGCCGATGCCCGCCACATCCTCGCCGACGTCGTGACGTCGGGCGGCGTACTCCTCGGTCTCGGCTTCGTCCTGGCCACGGGAACGCCGGTGCTCGATCCGGTCGTAGCGGGCTTGGTGGCCCTCAACATCCTCTGGTCGGGCTGGACGATGGTGCGCGATTCGATCAACGGCTTGATGGATCAGGCGGCCTCACCCGAGATGGTCACGCGCATTCGCGCCCTAATCTCGGCTCACAGCGAGGGCGCCCTGGAGGCCCACGACGTGCGCACCCGCCATGCCGGCAGCGCCACCTTCATCGACTTCCATCTCGTCGTGCCCGGCGAGATGACCGTGTTCGAATCCCACGCGATCTGCGACCGGCTGGAGGGTGTGATCGAAGCGGGGATCGAGGGCGCGGTCGTGGTGATCCATGTCGAGCCGGGCGATCAGGCCAAGCTGCGCGGCGTGCCCGTGATCTGAAGCCGGCTTCAGGCGCGATATCGGGGCTCGCATGA
- the queA gene encoding S-adenosylmethionine:tRNA ribosyltransferase-isomerase (Queuosine biosynthesis protein queA) (Evidence 2b : Function from indirect experimental evidences (e.g. phenotypes); Product type e : enzyme), whose protein sequence is MRVDLFDFELPEAAIALRPASPRDASRLLVVRPGDPLADRGVRDLPALLSPGDALVFNDTRVIPARLSGIRHRAGGSGQRCEAMLHLREAPDRWRAFARPAKRLAPGDRIRFGSEGASEVCALSGLDATVEERGEGGEILLRFDLSGPALDEAIAGLGALPLPPYIAGKRPTDAQDTTDYQTVYAREPGAVAAPTAGLHFSDALLAGIDAAGIERVHVTLHVGAGTFLPVKADDTDAHRMHAEIGILDAATAARLNAVRARGNRVVAVGTTALRLLESAADTDGTIRPFSGATDIFITPGYRFRAVDALVTNFHLPRSTLFMLVSAFAGLDTMRAAYAHAIQSGYRFYSYGDASLLFPEGAPVSESIT, encoded by the coding sequence ATGCGTGTGGACCTGTTCGATTTCGAGTTGCCGGAGGCGGCGATCGCCCTGCGGCCGGCGAGCCCGCGCGACGCGAGCCGCCTGCTCGTGGTGCGCCCCGGCGACCCCTTGGCGGATCGCGGCGTGCGCGATCTGCCCGCCCTCCTGAGCCCCGGCGACGCCCTCGTCTTCAACGACACGCGGGTGATCCCCGCGCGGCTCTCCGGCATCCGCCATCGGGCCGGCGGCTCGGGGCAGCGCTGCGAGGCGATGCTGCACCTGCGCGAGGCGCCCGATCGATGGCGCGCCTTCGCCCGCCCGGCCAAGCGCCTCGCCCCCGGCGACCGCATCCGCTTCGGCAGCGAAGGCGCCAGTGAAGTCTGCGCCCTGTCGGGGCTTGATGCCACGGTGGAGGAGCGGGGGGAGGGCGGCGAGATCCTGCTGCGCTTCGACCTGTCCGGGCCGGCGCTCGACGAAGCCATTGCCGGGCTCGGCGCCCTGCCGCTGCCCCCCTACATCGCGGGCAAGCGGCCCACCGACGCGCAGGACACCACCGACTACCAGACCGTCTATGCCCGCGAGCCCGGCGCGGTCGCCGCCCCCACCGCCGGCCTGCATTTCTCGGACGCGCTGCTCGCGGGCATCGACGCGGCGGGGATCGAGCGGGTCCACGTCACCCTGCATGTCGGGGCCGGCACGTTCCTGCCCGTGAAGGCGGACGACACCGACGCCCACCGGATGCACGCCGAGATCGGCATCCTCGATGCCGCCACCGCCGCGCGGCTCAACGCCGTGCGGGCGAGGGGCAACCGGGTCGTCGCCGTCGGCACCACGGCCCTGCGCCTGCTGGAGAGCGCGGCCGACACGGACGGCACGATCCGCCCGTTCTCCGGGGCCACCGACATCTTCATCACGCCGGGCTACCGCTTTCGCGCGGTCGATGCCCTGGTGACGAACTTCCACCTGCCGCGCTCGACCCTGTTCATGCTGGTTTCGGCCTTTGCCGGCCTCGATACCATGCGCGCGGCCTATGCCCACGCAATCCAATCCGGCTATCGCTTCTACTCCTATGGCGATGCCAGCCTGCTGTTTCCGGAGGGTGCCCCGGTTTCGGAGTCCATCACATGA
- a CDS encoding conserved protein of unknown function (Evidence 4 : Unknown function but conserved in other organisms): MRYWEREATRFDELSARASFGWISRNYARRAQRAREKAERSRAKEVARGRLPASAQAADRDGDSPS; the protein is encoded by the coding sequence GTGCGCTACTGGGAGCGGGAGGCCACTCGCTTCGACGAATTGTCGGCGCGGGCCAGCTTCGGCTGGATCAGCCGCAACTATGCCCGCAGGGCGCAGCGTGCTCGCGAAAAAGCCGAACGCAGCCGCGCCAAGGAGGTCGCCCGCGGCCGCTTGCCCGCATCTGCGCAGGCGGCCGATCGGGACGGCGATAGCCCGAGCTAA
- a CDS encoding protein of unknown function; putative exported protein (Evidence 5 : Unknown function) → MIARTAIALMITTSAALAGPAATPAGDRDALRQYCTGDYLSYCGEFAPDSTEVRACFKQNKAKLSPGCQAAITSYNKAQKRADLR, encoded by the coding sequence ATGATCGCACGCACAGCCATCGCCCTGATGATCACCACGAGCGCGGCTCTGGCCGGCCCGGCGGCGACACCGGCGGGGGACCGCGACGCCCTGCGGCAGTACTGCACCGGGGATTACCTGAGCTATTGCGGCGAGTTCGCGCCGGACAGCACCGAGGTGCGCGCCTGCTTCAAGCAGAACAAGGCCAAGCTCTCGCCGGGCTGCCAGGCGGCCATCACCAGTTACAACAAGGCCCAGAAGCGCGCCGACCTGCGCTGA
- a CDS encoding putative cation efflux pump fieF (fragment) (Evidence 3 : Putative function from multiple computational evidences), translated as MADARHILADVVTSGGVLLGLGFVLATGTPVLDPVVAGLVALNILWSGWTMVRDSINGLMDQAASPEMVTRIRALISAHSEGALEAHDVRTRHAGSATFIDFHLVVPGEMTVFESHAICDRLEGVIEAGIEGAVVVIHVEPGDQAKLRGVPVI; from the coding sequence TTGGCCGATGCCCGCCACATCCTCGCCGACGTCGTGACGTCGGGCGGCGTACTCCTCGGTCTCGGCTTCGTCCTGGCCACGGGAACGCCGGTGCTCGATCCGGTCGTAGCGGGCTTGGTGGCCCTCAACATCCTCTGGTCGGGCTGGACGATGGTGCGCGATTCGATCAACGGCTTGATGGATCAGGCGGCCTCACCCGAGATGGTCACGCGCATTCGCGCCCTAATCTCGGCTCACAGCGAGGGCGCCCTGGAGGCCCACGACGTGCGCACCCGCCATGCCGGCAGCGCCACCTTCATCGACTTCCATCTCGTCGTGCCCGGCGAGATGACCGTGTTCGAATCCCACGCGATCTGCGACCGGCTGGAGGGTGTGATCGAAGCGGGGATCGAGGGCGCGGTCGTGGTGATCCATGTCGAGCCGGGCGATCAGGCCAAGCTGCGCGGCGTGCCCGTGATCTGA
- a CDS encoding protein of unknown function (Evidence 5 : Unknown function): protein MKRVFLTSPPSHRNAYDLFDGRRASDLIEFVPGLIRVLAHHGLTETATPTSGTARP from the coding sequence ATGAAGCGGGTCTTCCTCACCTCCCCGCCGAGCCACCGCAACGCCTACGACCTGTTCGACGGACGCCGGGCGAGCGATCTCATCGAATTCGTGCCTGGCCTGATCCGGGTGCTCGCCCATCACGGGCTAACCGAAACGGCGACCCCGACTTCGGGAACGGCCCGGCCGTGA
- a CDS encoding protein of unknown function (Evidence 5 : Unknown function), translating into MPELRVESARALTDLGLKGYAIGGLAVGEPQAVMLAMIETVEPHLPAGKPRYLMGVGTPRRPDAVGDARHRHVRLRDADPRRPPRPRLYEARPDQPAQRPPRRGHAAAGRGLGLPGGAGLFTRLSPPPRPVRRDPGDDAADLEQPRLLSGADGRHARGDRGRAARGFRGRDQGRLGAGRGRREGVTAIRLSAGRRASGPCCNW; encoded by the coding sequence GTGCCCGAACTACGCGTCGAGAGCGCGCGGGCGCTGACCGATCTCGGGCTCAAGGGCTACGCCATCGGCGGGCTTGCCGTCGGCGAGCCGCAGGCGGTGATGCTGGCGATGATCGAGACGGTGGAGCCGCATCTGCCGGCCGGCAAGCCGCGCTACCTCATGGGCGTCGGCACCCCCCGACGACCTGATGCAGTCGGTGATGCGCGGCATCGACATGTTCGATTGCGTGATGCCGACCCGCGCCGGCCGCCACGGCCTCGCCTATACGAGGCACGGCCGGATCAACCTGCGCAACGCCCGCCACGCCGAGGACACGCGGCCGCTGGACGAGGCCTCGGACTGCCCGGCGGCGCGGGACTATTCACGCGCCTATCTCCACCACCTCGTCCGGTCCGACGAGATCCTGGGGATGATGCTGCTGACCTGGAACAACCTCGCCTATTATCAGGCGCTGATGGCCGGCATGCGCGCGGCGATCGCGGCCGGGCGGCTCGCGGATTTCGTGGCCGAGACCAAGGACGGCTGGGCGCGGGCCGAGGCCGCCGCGAAGGCGTGACGGCCATTCGTCTCAGCGCAGGTCGGCGCGCTTCTGGGCCTTGTTGTAACTGGTGA
- a CDS encoding putative Monooxygenase, FAD-binding (Evidence 3 : Putative function from multiple computational evidences; Product type e : enzyme) yields MADVLIVGAGPVGLTLACELARYGVGIRLIDRAPQATQTSKALVVWSRTLELMDRMGCTEAFLAAGLRARGATLRGGGRVLGGPDFSDIASPYAFGLMIPQSDTERLLAEHLRGFGVAVERAVELTRFSQTPDGVEARLSHADGREERVATGFLIGCDGAHSAVRHGLGLPFRGTAQGDEWLLADIRLDGAGVPPGDAIAVYFHRDGPFVIFPIPGGRARVVATVGRADGRPRPDPTLDEVQALVAARAGPGLRVFDPVWLSRFRIHERKVLEYARGRVFLAGDAAHIHSPAGGQGMNTGMQDAVNLAWKLALVRRGAAAPSLLDSYSSERNAVGEMVLRNAGWLTAMATLTHPLAQAVRNRALRLFLGFHTVRRRMAATMSEIAIGYPASPLSVGPGAGRRWRPEDADGPPPGAGADPRFVLYAADAERGTALAARFPGLVQPAARANPEPGRLHLVRPDGYVGLAAGAADWDAAAHYLKERGPV; encoded by the coding sequence ATGGCAGACGTCCTGATCGTCGGCGCCGGGCCGGTCGGCCTGACGCTCGCCTGCGAGCTGGCGCGCTACGGCGTCGGCATCCGGCTGATCGACCGCGCGCCTCAGGCGACGCAGACCTCGAAGGCGCTCGTCGTCTGGTCGCGCACCCTCGAATTGATGGACCGGATGGGCTGCACCGAGGCCTTCCTCGCGGCGGGTCTGCGCGCCCGCGGCGCGACTCTGCGCGGTGGCGGCCGGGTGCTCGGCGGCCCGGACTTCTCCGACATCGCCAGCCCCTACGCCTTCGGGCTGATGATCCCGCAGAGCGACACCGAGCGGCTGCTGGCCGAGCACCTGCGCGGCTTCGGGGTCGCGGTCGAGCGCGCGGTCGAACTCACGCGCTTCTCACAGACGCCCGACGGGGTGGAGGCACGGCTCTCCCACGCCGATGGACGCGAGGAACGGGTGGCGACAGGCTTCCTGATCGGCTGCGACGGCGCCCACAGCGCCGTGCGCCACGGGCTCGGCCTGCCCTTCCGCGGCACGGCGCAGGGCGACGAGTGGCTGCTCGCCGACATCCGCCTCGACGGCGCGGGTGTCCCGCCCGGCGACGCGATCGCGGTCTATTTCCACCGGGACGGTCCGTTCGTGATCTTCCCGATCCCCGGTGGTCGGGCGCGGGTGGTCGCCACGGTCGGACGCGCGGACGGGCGGCCGCGACCCGATCCGACGCTGGACGAGGTGCAGGCCCTGGTCGCCGCTCGGGCCGGGCCCGGCCTCCGCGTCTTCGATCCGGTCTGGCTCAGCCGCTTCCGCATCCATGAGCGGAAGGTCTTGGAGTACGCCCGGGGCCGCGTGTTCCTGGCGGGCGATGCCGCGCATATCCACAGCCCGGCCGGCGGCCAGGGCATGAACACCGGCATGCAGGACGCGGTGAACCTGGCCTGGAAGCTCGCCCTGGTGCGGCGCGGCGCGGCCGCCCCATCGCTCCTGGACAGCTACAGTTCGGAGCGCAACGCCGTCGGCGAGATGGTCTTGCGCAATGCCGGATGGCTCACCGCCATGGCGACGCTCACCCACCCCCTCGCCCAGGCCGTCCGCAACCGCGCCCTGCGTCTGTTCCTCGGCTTTCACACCGTGCGGCGCCGGATGGCGGCGACGATGAGCGAGATCGCAATTGGCTATCCCGCCTCTCCGCTCTCGGTCGGGCCCGGCGCCGGCCGGCGCTGGCGGCCGGAGGATGCGGACGGCCCGCCGCCGGGCGCCGGCGCCGACCCACGCTTCGTCCTCTACGCGGCCGATGCCGAGCGCGGGACGGCGCTCGCCGCCCGCTTCCCCGGTCTGGTTCAGCCCGCAGCGCGAGCGAACCCCGAGCCGGGGCGCCTGCATCTGGTGCGCCCCGACGGGTATGTCGGCCTCGCGGCCGGCGCGGCCGACTGGGACGCTGCGGCGCACTACCTGAAAGAACGTGGACCGGTCTGA
- the gatB gene encoding glutamyl-tRNA(Asn/Gln) amidotransferase, subunit B (Evidence 2b : Function from indirect experimental evidences (e.g. phenotypes); PubMedId : 14704707; Product type e : enzyme), which translates to MTERVDPKKLIKGGLHDWEVVIGMEIHAQVTSRSKLFSGASTEFGGEPNDHVSLVDAAMPGMLPVINEECVAQAVRTGLGLKAQINLRSVFDRKNYFYPDLPQGYQISQYKDPIVGEGEVLVDLPEGESITVGIERLHLEQDAGKSLHDQDPTKSFVDLNRSGVALMEIVSRPDLRSSEEARAYVTKLRTILRYLGTCDGDMEKGSLRADVNVSVRRPGEPLGTRCEIKNVNSIRFIGQAIETEARRQIAILEDGGKIDQETRLYDPGKGETRSMRSKEEAHDYRYFPDPDLLPLEFDQAYVDALASGLPELPDAKKARFIKDFGLSAYDAGVLVAERASADYFEAVARGRDGKAAANWVINELFGRLNKEGRSIEDTPVSAEQLGTIVDLIGDGVISGKIAKDLFEIVWSEGGDPRAIVEARGMKQVTDTGAIEAAVDAIIAANPDKVEQAKAKPTLLGWFVGQTMKATGGKANPAAVNALLKDKLGIE; encoded by the coding sequence ATGACCGAGCGCGTCGATCCGAAGAAGCTCATCAAGGGCGGCCTCCACGACTGGGAGGTCGTGATCGGCATGGAGATCCACGCCCAGGTCACGAGCCGCTCCAAGCTGTTCTCCGGCGCCTCGACCGAATTCGGCGGCGAGCCCAACGACCACGTCTCGCTGGTCGATGCGGCCATGCCCGGCATGCTGCCGGTCATCAACGAGGAATGCGTCGCCCAGGCCGTGCGCACCGGTCTCGGGCTCAAGGCCCAGATCAACCTTCGCTCGGTGTTCGACCGGAAGAACTACTTCTATCCGGACCTGCCGCAGGGCTACCAGATCTCACAGTACAAGGACCCGATCGTCGGCGAGGGCGAGGTGCTGGTCGATCTGCCCGAGGGCGAGTCGATCACGGTGGGCATCGAGCGGCTGCACCTCGAACAGGATGCCGGCAAGTCGCTGCACGATCAGGATCCGACCAAGAGCTTCGTCGATCTCAACCGCTCCGGCGTGGCGCTGATGGAGATCGTCTCCCGGCCCGATCTGCGCTCCTCGGAGGAGGCACGGGCCTACGTGACGAAGCTGCGCACGATCCTGCGCTATCTCGGCACCTGCGACGGCGACATGGAGAAGGGGAGCCTTCGCGCTGACGTGAACGTCTCCGTGCGCCGCCCCGGCGAGCCGCTCGGCACGCGCTGCGAGATCAAGAACGTCAACTCGATCCGCTTCATCGGTCAGGCCATCGAGACCGAGGCGCGCCGCCAGATCGCGATCCTGGAGGACGGCGGCAAGATCGATCAGGAGACGCGCCTCTACGACCCGGGCAAGGGCGAGACCCGCTCGATGCGCTCGAAGGAAGAGGCGCACGACTATCGCTACTTCCCCGATCCCGACCTGTTGCCGCTCGAATTCGATCAGGCCTACGTCGATGCGCTGGCCTCGGGCCTGCCGGAACTGCCGGACGCCAAGAAGGCGCGCTTCATCAAGGATTTCGGCCTCAGCGCCTACGATGCCGGCGTGCTCGTCGCCGAGCGGGCCTCGGCCGACTACTTCGAGGCGGTGGCCCGCGGGCGCGACGGCAAGGCCGCCGCGAACTGGGTCATCAACGAGCTGTTCGGCCGCCTCAACAAGGAGGGGCGCAGCATCGAGGACACGCCGGTCTCCGCCGAGCAGCTCGGCACCATCGTCGATCTGATCGGCGACGGCGTGATCTCGGGCAAGATCGCCAAGGACCTGTTCGAGATCGTCTGGTCCGAGGGCGGCGACCCGCGCGCGATCGTCGAGGCCCGCGGCATGAAGCAGGTCACCGATACCGGCGCCATCGAGGCGGCGGTGGACGCGATCATCGCCGCCAACCCCGACAAGGTCGAGCAGGCCAAGGCCAAGCCGACCCTGCTCGGCTGGTTCGTCGGCCAGACCATGAAGGCGACGGGCGGCAAGGCCAATCCGGCCGCGGTCAACGCGCTGCTGAAGGACAAACTCGGTATCGAGTAG
- a CDS encoding protein of unknown function (Evidence 5 : Unknown function), which translates to MKWFVISPRDSADPRWPLPETPRITLKAANANDARCRFEEAYPSEPFGTPGHPTGDVGLGSFRGDAEALLVEETDTPPAPDA; encoded by the coding sequence ATGAAATGGTTTGTAATCAGCCCGCGGGATTCCGCCGACCCGCGCTGGCCGCTTCCGGAAACGCCGCGGATCACCCTCAAGGCCGCGAACGCGAACGACGCCCGCTGCCGCTTCGAGGAAGCCTATCCGAGCGAGCCCTTCGGCACGCCGGGCCATCCCACCGGCGATGTCGGACTCGGCAGTTTCCGGGGCGATGCGGAGGCGCTGCTGGTCGAGGAGACCGACACGCCACCCGCACCGGACGCTTGA